In Chrysoperla carnea chromosome 2, inChrCarn1.1, whole genome shotgun sequence, the following proteins share a genomic window:
- the LOC123293341 gene encoding low molecular weight phosphotyrosine protein phosphatase 1-like: MSKKHSALLICLGNICRSPIAEGVFAHLVKQNGDEAEWHVDSAAIGGWHVGKSPDWRAQDVLKAHNIPYNNTARQLVKEDFYNFDYIFGMDEENMSDLKRKAPKDAKAKLLLLGDFDPEGDRIIRDPYYDSDSKGFEKCYQQCVRSCTEFLKRHQNKEI; the protein is encoded by the exons aTGAGTAAAAAACATTCGGCTTTATTGATTTGTTTAG GAAATATATGTAGATCACCAATTGCCGAAGGAGTTTTCGCGCATTTAGTTAAACAAAATGGTGACGAAGCAGAATGGCATGTTGATAGTGCCGCTATCGGTGGTTGGCATGTAGGAAAATCGCCCGATTGGAGAGCTCAAGATGTATTAAAAGCACATAATATCCCATATAATAATACTGCCAGACAG CTTGTGAaagaagatttttataattttgattatatttttggtaTGGATGAAGAAAATATGTCTGATTTAAAACGAAAAGCACCGAAAGATGCTAAAGCAAAATTACTATTATTGGGTGATTTTGATCCAGAAGGTGATCGTATTATCCGTGATCCATACTATGATTCGGATTCAAAAGGATTTGAGAAATGTTATCAACAGTGTGTTCGATCTTGTACAGAGTTCCTTAAAAGacatcaaaataaagaaatttaa